A single genomic interval of Euwallacea similis isolate ESF13 chromosome 2, ESF131.1, whole genome shotgun sequence harbors:
- the LOC136418142 gene encoding glucose dehydrogenase [FAD, quinone]-like yields MKTLPALFALFLSLASAAFNYHQDEYHLIKLHQYYQKLILKYQEMVKNFQVPNDARMYQPQDASIIEDFGEFDFIVVGSGSTGSVIANRLTEIDNYNVLLVEAGTFANDFLRIPGMCGDALLLNQFNWFYRTTPQSTVCLGMINQTCPYSRGKGIGGTSLLNGLVYSRGFPKSYDKMALMGNPGWSYQEVLPYFKKLESFYGNIDDNNTKVDYDSHGFDGPVHVEFFSTNRHSTKLFIQSVQSLGYNLTDYNGPNPMGASVVQVVHKNGQRWDTGRAYIEPIIHRPNFYISDNSYVTKILINKTTKAATGVQFSKNGRIFEAAASREVILSAGAIGSPHILLHSGLGPKSHLEEVEIPLIHNLEVGSVFRDQPGMYGLYFVTNYSDAQVVKGMKEKVEEYVKGRGLLGTSGSDALLFAALNNEPDNDIELELTYLDPTETYKKTFFYDDETWNSIWNGTAGSKAFTIQTILLFPKSIGTIRLKNNDPYEYPLIDPRQLSDPQNLDIENLYRGVQLALKLIDTEPFKSVDAKFINKPLPACRNYEYHSKDYWFCYIRHTSIADNHFQGSVPMGPDPLKGAVVDARCRVHGIRNLRVADASIFPFAVANHPNAPCMMVGERVSDFIKEDNGE; encoded by the exons ATGAAAACCCTACCAGCTTTATTCGCACTGTTCCTAAGCCTTGCCTCTGCAGCATTCAATTACCACCAAGATGAATATCACCTAATCAAGCTTCACCAGTATTATCAGAAACTAATTCTGAAGTATCAAgaaatggttaaaaatttccaagtcCCTAATGATGCCCGCATGTACCAACCTCAAGATGCCTCCATTATTGAAG ATTTTGgagaatttgattttattgtcGTGGGGTCAGGCTCAACAGGGTCAGTCATAGCCAACAGACTCACTGAAATAGACAATTACAACGTTCTTTTAGTGGAAGCTGGCACTTTTGcaaatgattttctgagaattccTGGAATGTGTGGAGACGCTCTGCTTCTCAACCAATTTAACTGGTTCTACAGAACCACACCTCAAAGCACTGTCTGTCTAG GAATGATAAACCAGACATGTCCCTATAGCAGAGGGAAAGGGATCGGTGGTACTTCATTGCTAAATGGTCTGGTATACTCTAGAGGATTTCCGAAGAGTTATGATAAAATGGCATTGATGGGCAACCCAGGTTGGTCCTACCAAGAAGTTTtgccatatttcaaaaaattggaGAGCTTTTATGGCAATATTGATGATAATAACACGAAAGTGGACTACGATAGTCACGGGTTCGATGGTCCAGTGCAtgtggaatttttttctaccaaCAG ACACTCCACCAAACTCTTCATCCAATCAGTTCAATCCCTGGGCTACAACCTCACAGACTATAACGGTCCAAACCCCATGGGAGCATCTGTGGTCCAAGTGGTCCACAAAAACGGCCAACGTTGGGATACTGGAAGAGCCTATATAGAACCAATTATTCATAGACCCAACTTTTATATCTCAGACAATAGTTATGTTACCAAAATCCTTATTAATAAGACCACAAAGGCTGCAACTGGGGTGCAGTTCAGCAAAAATGGCCGAATTTTCGAGGCTGCGGCCTCCAGGGAAGTTATACTCTCAGCTGGAGCTATTGGATCCCCTCACATACTCCTACACAGTGGCTTGGGACCTAAAAGTCATTTAGAGGAGGTCGAAATTCCTTTGATTCACAACTTGGAGGTTGGAAGTGTTTTTAGGGACCAGCCAGGAATGTATGGTCTATATTTTGTGACGAATTACTCTGACGCTCAAGTAGTTAAGGGGATGAAGGAGAAAGTGGAGGAGTACGTTAAAGGAAGGGGATTGTTGGGAACTTCTGGAAGTGATGCGTTATTGTTTGCGGCACTCAATAATGAG CCCGATAATGACATTGAACTGGAGCTCACCTACTTGGACCCAACAGAAACCTACAAAAAGACCTTTTTCTACGACGATGAGACGTGGAATTCAATATGGAACGGCACTGCTGGATCCAAGGCTTTTACCATACAAACAATTCTTCTTTTCCCGAAATCGATTGGAACTATCAGACTGAAAAATAACGACCCTTATGAGTACCCTTTAATTGACCCTAG ACAACTTTCCGACCCTCAGAATCTGGATATTGAAAATCTTTACCGAGGAGTTCAATTGGCTTTAAAACTAATCGACACTGAGCCTTTTAAAAGTGTTGATGCCAAGTTTATCAACAAACCACTGCCTGCATGCCGAAACTACGAATATCACTCCAAAGATTATTGGTTTTGTTACATCAGACACACCTCTATAGCAGATAATCATTTTCAAG GCTCAGTTCCCATGGGACCTGACCCTCTTAAAGGTGCAGTCGTTGATGCTCGGTGCAGGGTTCATGGGATTAGGAATTTAAGAGTGGCTGACGCCAGTATATTTCCTTTTGCAGTTGCTAATCATCCCAATGCACCCTGCATGATGGTGGGGGAGAGAGTTAGTGACTTTATTAAAGAGGATAATGGAGAGTAG
- the LOC136419243 gene encoding putative uncharacterized protein DDB_G0287191 codes for MHHHYCCCDPHIHCPHKPIGWKAPLKRTVKVEHVVTEREIHHHHHHYEPSPAPPPYTPLPAPQKYIPPPPGPGKVIPDYAVRTVHTCGHTSYVVGCSCCCPSTGSSNSSFRW; via the exons ATGCATCATCACTATTGCTGCTGTGATCCTCACATTCACTGCCCTCACAAACCTATTGGTTGGAAAGCTCCTCTTAAAAGGACTGTGAAAGTAGAGCATGTGG TGACGGAACGGGAGATTCACCATCACCACCATCACTACGAGCCATCTCCGGCGCCTCCTCCATATACACCACTTCCTG CCCCTCAAAAATATATCCCACCCCCTCCAGGACCTGGCAAAGTAATCCCTGATTATGCTGTGCGCACCGTCCATACCTGTGGACATACGTCCTATGTGGTGGGTTGCAGCTGCTGTTGTCCCTCCACTGGTTCGTCTAATTCCAGCTTCAGATGGTGa